A single genomic interval of Schistocerca gregaria isolate iqSchGreg1 unplaced genomic scaffold, iqSchGreg1.2 ptg000400l, whole genome shotgun sequence harbors:
- the LOC126311215 gene encoding uncharacterized protein LOC126311215 isoform X2, protein MSDEQSGFSGSQGPSSVGGGAPPASDAAPGLENGEESPSRGSGGSTKSLSELDKSATSPSRPSEFGDKLDENSPREGAVRVDKGNQDSPSASNFAAPPAAVLDYHGYEPDESGAVSSLGEVPHPESEERTESAPFEWSRENWTQSASREDSSQTLAGDGITDSDYSTEFGDTAMNYSTDEGTIELNPPTDSHLSLKEEQTSEDADESGSRFGESDPSILDYSRIESMSAQICDLEFHKEVGAPTALTTSKEYVFVGTSRGCVVIFSMAGELKGVLSPAEPLHQGQACHMSATPDSKWLAVGHYSKYITIWDVAANACFKTIQIPESVASSQEFRSPVVSIDFLNKTKLLAGLSDGSVISYAFHRMFFVYKVEEQILTGDSLGEPVLSVKPLRPSREQHPIDQYGLVACATTRRMLILSVSRSISVLLDIKRPETVSTNSNACVSWREMEEGGFPPTSPILAVGWGNLVCIIRISENPSYLAISTDVNALKHALVATCRMRSEVIGLQWLGQDTLVFVCASGEIGVFDFLTKKKVETKDTQIDVSLQTNLQPPVCRQFMCGSQGCAYLLDRRGVYSFRVLSWIERVNNMAKKSKLGAIDLALAFYNGEGLAVREFPMSRSKAKHLIVHEVKRILYDYVLSNLPPEFQDGTMHHYETVATTAINYCLMIKCSNFLFDKVLPLFRSGGKLNLFLEKLEPFLLNREISDLPEEVLCSLLEQYTCTSEPSRGIEFIVSKVDVSRLDFHRVTKTCVERCLDKFLFSLYLRVLGDCVTPIELLMDSLRGEVHDFGELETFRSERRWRQVGNGVMSFFKSVISGKLYADEAKMSASDVVRIVRTIAKYLLSEKSVEEKGWSRFQISVLFYADIEQFLACLATAFDKVLDLNVERQFLLVLIELAGEQPFFSAEYYKNGPSGGSPFSDNEVTSFFEFLSVYFNLGVVQLSSEVITRILDYAMLSKDVATHARREAIVMNIVEACSADLLDCDALLLSADSAHFYKACEFFCRQKRDFASVVAYRFKDPGSDKSGLFKLIPDFLLDETRHWNVHRVEKEKIVKMTLEHLKELLDADFSKTSNLVVEILLTDFDQNATLKALEPYPKLQYNYLSALLDKARCSKSVCSLDACHGAKAAIKGRVPFSKSFGNRLFELVCTLVPGEAIEWLEANSLYYDPDVAASMSRRHGLTSAYCMLLEKTEKFEQILNFFLSEIWKSLEFYVDALKQAQATNEIDGAKRLTESVNMLISLYQRNQKKFNPDETRDVWSQTLHVLLGPLIQVETLLAFGQSNGRSPTECRTIDLGGLEKDQLEALRDVLEMLLFTFLNRVAACIKAQDVLQEIIRQYSFAPFSCLRNTLIYFLDYYKYQKCSMDIVTHILDREAHDIFEQLVLKKKEGCIQNLGLDTGAMGEDAPEISGSTLKKFSSL, encoded by the exons ATGTCTGACGAGCAAAGCGGCTTCTCTGGAAGCCAGGGCCCATCCTCAGTCGGCGGCGGGGCCCCGCCCGCCAGCGACGCCGCCCCAGGCCTCGAGAACGGCGAAGAGAGTCCCTCGCGCGGCAGCGGCGGGTCGACGAAGTCGCTGTCCGAGCTCGACAAAAGCGCGACTTCGCCGAGCCGCCCCTCAGAATTCGGGGACAAACTAGACGAAAATTCGCCACGTGAAGGCGCCGTCCGCGTCGAC AAAGGAAATCAGGACTCACCGAGCGCTTCGAATTTTGCCGCACCGCCCGCCGCGGTGCTCGACTATCATGGATACGAGCCGGACGAAAGCGGGGCCGTCTCGTCGCTCGGCGAAGTGCCTCATCCGGAAAGCGAAGAACGGACCGAGTCCGCTCCATTCGAGTGGAGCAGGGAAAACTGGACGCAAAGCGCGTCGCGAGAAGATTCAAGTCAGACCCTCGCGGGAGACGGCATAACCGACTCAGATTACTCCACGGAGTTCGGTGACACCGCGATGAACTACTCCACCGACGAGGGGACCATCGAGCTCAACCCGCCCACCGATTCG CACCTTTCTCTAAAAGAAGAACAAACTAGCGAGGACGCGGACGAATCCGGCTCACGATTCGGGGAGTCAGACCCCTCTATCCTCGACTACAGCAGAATCGAGTCCATGAGCGCACAAATATGTGATCTGGAATTTCACAAGGAAGTAGGCGCGCCAACGGCTTTGACAACTTCCAAGGAATATGTTTTTGTCGGTACATCTCGAGGATGCGTCGTCATCTTCAGCATGGCAGGGGAACTGAAGGGCGTCCTCAGTCCGGCAGAACCCCTACACCAAGGACAGGCCTGCCACATGTCGGCCACCCCTGATTCGAAGTGGCTCGCTGTAGGGCATTACTCTAAGTACATTACCATTTGGGATGTAGCTGCGAACGCCTGTTTCAAAACCATTCAAATTCCCGAGTCCGTCGCCAGTTCCCAGGAATTTAGGTCCCCTGTCGTCAGCATCGacttcctcaacaagacgaaattgCTTGCCGGCCTCTCAGATGGGTCAGTAATTTCGTACGCGTTTCACCGAATGTTTTTTGTGTACAAAGTCGAGGAACAGATTCTGACTGGAGACAGCCTCGGAGAACCTGTGCTGTCTGTAAAGCCCCTTCGACCGTCGCGAGAACAACACCCAATCGACCAATATGGTCTCGTGGCCTGCGCCACGACCAGGCGAATGCTGATCCTGTCGGTCTCCAGATCGATTTCCGTTCTACTCGACATAAAAAGACCCGAAACGGTCTCCACGAACTCCAATGCGTGCGTATCCTGGAGAGAAATGGAGGAAGGTGGGTTTCCGCCCACCAGCCCCATTCTCGCGGTCGGATGGGGAAACCTAGTCTGCATTATCCGAATCTCCGAGAATCCCTCCTACTTGGCCATCTCCACTGACGTGAACGCACTCAAACACGCATTGGTGGCTACCTGTAGGATGCGGTCCGAGGTAATCGGACTGCAGTGGCTGGGGCAAGACACGCTGGTATTTGTGTGCGCGTCTGGTGAAATCGGCGTCTTTGACTTTTtgacaaaaaaaaaggttgaaacaaaagATACCCAAATCGACGTGTCCCTCCAGACCAACCTCCAGCCGCCCGTCTGTCGCCAGTTCATGTGCGGTTCTCAGGGGTGTGCCTACTTGTTGGATCGACGAGGCGTCTACTCATTCAGAGTCCTCTCTTGGATAGAGAGAGTCAACAACATGGCGAAAAAAAGTAAGCTGGGTGCGATCGATCTGGCGCTAGCGTTCTACAATGGCGAAGGACTGGCCGTCAGGGAGTTCCCGATGAGCCGATCGAAGGCAAAGCACTTGATTGTTCATGAAGTGAAACGAATTCTGTACGACTACGTCTTGTCCAACCTACCTCCGGAATTCCAGGATGGCACCATGCATCACTACGAAACGGTTGCCACAACGGCAATCAACTACTGCTTGATGATAAAATGCAGCAATTTCTTGTTCGACAAAGTCCTTCCGCTTTTTCGGTCTGGAGGGAAGTTGAACCTCTTCTTGGAGAAGCTGGAACCGTTCTTGTTGAACAGAGAAATCTCGGACTTGCCCGAAGAGGTTCTCTGTTCTCTGCTCGAACAGTACACATGTACCTCAGAGCCGAGTCGGGGCATCGAATTTATCGTATCGAAGGTAGACGTCTCCAGATTAGATTTCCATCGAGTCACGAAGACGTGCGTGGAGCGCTGTCTGGACAAGTTTCTCTTCAGTTTGTACCTCAGAGTGCTCGGAGATTGCGTCACGCCAATAGAGCTTCTCATGGACTCGCTGAGGGGAGAGGTGCACGACTTTGGCGAGTTGGAGACGTTCCGCTCAGAGCGACGCTGGAGACAAGTTGGAAATGGAGTCATGTCATTTTTCAAGAGCGTGATTTCGGGAAAGCTGTATGcagacgaagcgaaaatgagcgccaGCGATGTCGTGCGCATCGTCAGAACGATAGCTAAATATTTGCTGTCTGAGAAATCAGTTGAAGAAAAAGGATGGTCTCGCTTTCAAATCTCTGTTCTGTTTTATGCCGACATCGAACAGTTCCTCGCGTGTCTAGCCACCGCATTTGACAAGGTTTTAGACCTCAATGTGGAGAGGCAGTTTTTGCTCGTTCTCATTGAATTGGCAGGTGAACAGCCCTTCTTCTCAGCGGAGTATTACAAAAATGGGCCCAGTGGGGGGAGCCCTTTCAGCGATAACGAAGTCACATCGTTCTTCGAATTTCTATCCGTCTACTTCAACTTGGGCGTTGTCCAGCTGTCGAGCGAGGTGATAACTCGCATCTTGGACTACGCCATGCTCTCCAAGGATGTCGCAACCCACGCTCGTCGCGAAGCCATCGTCATGAACATCGTTGAGGCTTGCTCAGCCGACCTCCTCGACTGCGACGCGCTGCTTCTCTCAGCCGACAGCGCGCACTTCTATAAGGCATGCGAATTTTTTTGTCGCCAAAAGCGGGACTTTGCGTCTGTGGTGGCCTATCGCTTTAAAGACCCCGGCTCAGACAAGTCCGGACTGTTCAAGCTCATTCCTGACTTTCTCCTAGACGAAACCCGGCACTGGAACGTTCACAGAGTCGAGAAAGAAAAAATCGTCAAAATGACTCTAGAACACCTAAAAGAACTGTTGGACGCTGACTTTTCCAAGACTTCAAACCTCGTCGTCGAGATCCTTCTAACCGACTTCGACCAAAATGCTACTCTCAAAGCGCTTGAACCCTACCCAAAACTCCAGTACAACTATCTCAGTGCATTGCTCGACAAAGCGCGGTGCTCCAAGAGTGTCTGTTCGCTCGATGCCTGTCACGGCGCAAAGGCGGCAATCAAAGGACGCGTACCTTTCTCAAAATCTTTTGGAAACCGGTTATTCGAGTTGGTGTGTACGTTGGTACCCGGCGAGGCGATCGAATGGCTCGAAGCGAACTCTCTCTACTACGACCCGGACGTCGCTGCTTCGATGTCACGAAGGCACGGTCTGACTTCGGCCTACTGCATGTTGCTAGAAAAGACCGAAAAGTTCGAACAAATTCTGAACTTCTTCTTGTCAGAAATTTGGAAGAGCCTCGAATTTTATGTAGACGCTCTAAAGCAGGCGCAGGCGACGAACGAGATCGATGGCGCGAAGAGGCTAACTGAATCCGTAAATATGCTGATTTCTCTCTATCAGCGAAATCAAAAgaaattcaatccagatgaaactcGAGACGTCTGGTCTCAGACTCTTCATGTCTTATTAGGTCCCTTGATTCAAGTAGAGACCCTCCTAGCCTTCGGACAGTCAAACGGCCGGTCCCCGACCGAGTGCAGGACAATCGACTTAGGCGGACTGGAGAAGGACCAGCTGGAAGCGCTAAGGGACGTTCTAGAAATGCTCCTATTTACCTTCTTGAACCGTGTGGCCGCCTGCATAAAGGCCCAAGACGTCTTGCAAGAAATCATTCGGCAGTACTCGTTTGCCCCATTTTCCTGCCTCAGGAATACCTTGATCTACTTTCTAGACTATTACAAGTACCAGAAGTGTTCCATGGATATCGTAACCCACATTTTGGATCGCGAAGCACACGACATATTCGAGCAATTGGTGCTCAAGaaaaaagaagggtgtatacaaaATTTAGGGCTCGACACAGGTGCGATGGGGGAGGACGCTCCGGAAATCAGCGGCAGCACTCTCAAGAAATTCTCGTCTCTTTGA
- the LOC126311215 gene encoding uncharacterized protein LOC126311215 isoform X1, whose amino-acid sequence MSDEQSGFSGSQGPSSVGGGAPPASDAAPGLENGEESPSRGSGGSTKSLSELDKSATSPSRPSEFGDKLDENSPREGAVRVDKGNQDSPSASNFAAPPAAVLDYHGYEPDESGAVSSLGEVPHPESEERTESAPFEWSRENWTQSASREDSSQTLAGDGITDSDYSTEFGDTAMNYSTDEGTIELNPPTDSVRTDSESVDSEQSHLSLKEEQTSEDADESGSRFGESDPSILDYSRIESMSAQICDLEFHKEVGAPTALTTSKEYVFVGTSRGCVVIFSMAGELKGVLSPAEPLHQGQACHMSATPDSKWLAVGHYSKYITIWDVAANACFKTIQIPESVASSQEFRSPVVSIDFLNKTKLLAGLSDGSVISYAFHRMFFVYKVEEQILTGDSLGEPVLSVKPLRPSREQHPIDQYGLVACATTRRMLILSVSRSISVLLDIKRPETVSTNSNACVSWREMEEGGFPPTSPILAVGWGNLVCIIRISENPSYLAISTDVNALKHALVATCRMRSEVIGLQWLGQDTLVFVCASGEIGVFDFLTKKKVETKDTQIDVSLQTNLQPPVCRQFMCGSQGCAYLLDRRGVYSFRVLSWIERVNNMAKKSKLGAIDLALAFYNGEGLAVREFPMSRSKAKHLIVHEVKRILYDYVLSNLPPEFQDGTMHHYETVATTAINYCLMIKCSNFLFDKVLPLFRSGGKLNLFLEKLEPFLLNREISDLPEEVLCSLLEQYTCTSEPSRGIEFIVSKVDVSRLDFHRVTKTCVERCLDKFLFSLYLRVLGDCVTPIELLMDSLRGEVHDFGELETFRSERRWRQVGNGVMSFFKSVISGKLYADEAKMSASDVVRIVRTIAKYLLSEKSVEEKGWSRFQISVLFYADIEQFLACLATAFDKVLDLNVERQFLLVLIELAGEQPFFSAEYYKNGPSGGSPFSDNEVTSFFEFLSVYFNLGVVQLSSEVITRILDYAMLSKDVATHARREAIVMNIVEACSADLLDCDALLLSADSAHFYKACEFFCRQKRDFASVVAYRFKDPGSDKSGLFKLIPDFLLDETRHWNVHRVEKEKIVKMTLEHLKELLDADFSKTSNLVVEILLTDFDQNATLKALEPYPKLQYNYLSALLDKARCSKSVCSLDACHGAKAAIKGRVPFSKSFGNRLFELVCTLVPGEAIEWLEANSLYYDPDVAASMSRRHGLTSAYCMLLEKTEKFEQILNFFLSEIWKSLEFYVDALKQAQATNEIDGAKRLTESVNMLISLYQRNQKKFNPDETRDVWSQTLHVLLGPLIQVETLLAFGQSNGRSPTECRTIDLGGLEKDQLEALRDVLEMLLFTFLNRVAACIKAQDVLQEIIRQYSFAPFSCLRNTLIYFLDYYKYQKCSMDIVTHILDREAHDIFEQLVLKKKEGCIQNLGLDTGAMGEDAPEISGSTLKKFSSL is encoded by the exons ATGTCTGACGAGCAAAGCGGCTTCTCTGGAAGCCAGGGCCCATCCTCAGTCGGCGGCGGGGCCCCGCCCGCCAGCGACGCCGCCCCAGGCCTCGAGAACGGCGAAGAGAGTCCCTCGCGCGGCAGCGGCGGGTCGACGAAGTCGCTGTCCGAGCTCGACAAAAGCGCGACTTCGCCGAGCCGCCCCTCAGAATTCGGGGACAAACTAGACGAAAATTCGCCACGTGAAGGCGCCGTCCGCGTCGAC AAAGGAAATCAGGACTCACCGAGCGCTTCGAATTTTGCCGCACCGCCCGCCGCGGTGCTCGACTATCATGGATACGAGCCGGACGAAAGCGGGGCCGTCTCGTCGCTCGGCGAAGTGCCTCATCCGGAAAGCGAAGAACGGACCGAGTCCGCTCCATTCGAGTGGAGCAGGGAAAACTGGACGCAAAGCGCGTCGCGAGAAGATTCAAGTCAGACCCTCGCGGGAGACGGCATAACCGACTCAGATTACTCCACGGAGTTCGGTGACACCGCGATGAACTACTCCACCGACGAGGGGACCATCGAGCTCAACCCGCCCACCGATTCGGTACGTACCGATTCAGAAAGCGTCGACTCAGAGCAGAGC CACCTTTCTCTAAAAGAAGAACAAACTAGCGAGGACGCGGACGAATCCGGCTCACGATTCGGGGAGTCAGACCCCTCTATCCTCGACTACAGCAGAATCGAGTCCATGAGCGCACAAATATGTGATCTGGAATTTCACAAGGAAGTAGGCGCGCCAACGGCTTTGACAACTTCCAAGGAATATGTTTTTGTCGGTACATCTCGAGGATGCGTCGTCATCTTCAGCATGGCAGGGGAACTGAAGGGCGTCCTCAGTCCGGCAGAACCCCTACACCAAGGACAGGCCTGCCACATGTCGGCCACCCCTGATTCGAAGTGGCTCGCTGTAGGGCATTACTCTAAGTACATTACCATTTGGGATGTAGCTGCGAACGCCTGTTTCAAAACCATTCAAATTCCCGAGTCCGTCGCCAGTTCCCAGGAATTTAGGTCCCCTGTCGTCAGCATCGacttcctcaacaagacgaaattgCTTGCCGGCCTCTCAGATGGGTCAGTAATTTCGTACGCGTTTCACCGAATGTTTTTTGTGTACAAAGTCGAGGAACAGATTCTGACTGGAGACAGCCTCGGAGAACCTGTGCTGTCTGTAAAGCCCCTTCGACCGTCGCGAGAACAACACCCAATCGACCAATATGGTCTCGTGGCCTGCGCCACGACCAGGCGAATGCTGATCCTGTCGGTCTCCAGATCGATTTCCGTTCTACTCGACATAAAAAGACCCGAAACGGTCTCCACGAACTCCAATGCGTGCGTATCCTGGAGAGAAATGGAGGAAGGTGGGTTTCCGCCCACCAGCCCCATTCTCGCGGTCGGATGGGGAAACCTAGTCTGCATTATCCGAATCTCCGAGAATCCCTCCTACTTGGCCATCTCCACTGACGTGAACGCACTCAAACACGCATTGGTGGCTACCTGTAGGATGCGGTCCGAGGTAATCGGACTGCAGTGGCTGGGGCAAGACACGCTGGTATTTGTGTGCGCGTCTGGTGAAATCGGCGTCTTTGACTTTTtgacaaaaaaaaaggttgaaacaaaagATACCCAAATCGACGTGTCCCTCCAGACCAACCTCCAGCCGCCCGTCTGTCGCCAGTTCATGTGCGGTTCTCAGGGGTGTGCCTACTTGTTGGATCGACGAGGCGTCTACTCATTCAGAGTCCTCTCTTGGATAGAGAGAGTCAACAACATGGCGAAAAAAAGTAAGCTGGGTGCGATCGATCTGGCGCTAGCGTTCTACAATGGCGAAGGACTGGCCGTCAGGGAGTTCCCGATGAGCCGATCGAAGGCAAAGCACTTGATTGTTCATGAAGTGAAACGAATTCTGTACGACTACGTCTTGTCCAACCTACCTCCGGAATTCCAGGATGGCACCATGCATCACTACGAAACGGTTGCCACAACGGCAATCAACTACTGCTTGATGATAAAATGCAGCAATTTCTTGTTCGACAAAGTCCTTCCGCTTTTTCGGTCTGGAGGGAAGTTGAACCTCTTCTTGGAGAAGCTGGAACCGTTCTTGTTGAACAGAGAAATCTCGGACTTGCCCGAAGAGGTTCTCTGTTCTCTGCTCGAACAGTACACATGTACCTCAGAGCCGAGTCGGGGCATCGAATTTATCGTATCGAAGGTAGACGTCTCCAGATTAGATTTCCATCGAGTCACGAAGACGTGCGTGGAGCGCTGTCTGGACAAGTTTCTCTTCAGTTTGTACCTCAGAGTGCTCGGAGATTGCGTCACGCCAATAGAGCTTCTCATGGACTCGCTGAGGGGAGAGGTGCACGACTTTGGCGAGTTGGAGACGTTCCGCTCAGAGCGACGCTGGAGACAAGTTGGAAATGGAGTCATGTCATTTTTCAAGAGCGTGATTTCGGGAAAGCTGTATGcagacgaagcgaaaatgagcgccaGCGATGTCGTGCGCATCGTCAGAACGATAGCTAAATATTTGCTGTCTGAGAAATCAGTTGAAGAAAAAGGATGGTCTCGCTTTCAAATCTCTGTTCTGTTTTATGCCGACATCGAACAGTTCCTCGCGTGTCTAGCCACCGCATTTGACAAGGTTTTAGACCTCAATGTGGAGAGGCAGTTTTTGCTCGTTCTCATTGAATTGGCAGGTGAACAGCCCTTCTTCTCAGCGGAGTATTACAAAAATGGGCCCAGTGGGGGGAGCCCTTTCAGCGATAACGAAGTCACATCGTTCTTCGAATTTCTATCCGTCTACTTCAACTTGGGCGTTGTCCAGCTGTCGAGCGAGGTGATAACTCGCATCTTGGACTACGCCATGCTCTCCAAGGATGTCGCAACCCACGCTCGTCGCGAAGCCATCGTCATGAACATCGTTGAGGCTTGCTCAGCCGACCTCCTCGACTGCGACGCGCTGCTTCTCTCAGCCGACAGCGCGCACTTCTATAAGGCATGCGAATTTTTTTGTCGCCAAAAGCGGGACTTTGCGTCTGTGGTGGCCTATCGCTTTAAAGACCCCGGCTCAGACAAGTCCGGACTGTTCAAGCTCATTCCTGACTTTCTCCTAGACGAAACCCGGCACTGGAACGTTCACAGAGTCGAGAAAGAAAAAATCGTCAAAATGACTCTAGAACACCTAAAAGAACTGTTGGACGCTGACTTTTCCAAGACTTCAAACCTCGTCGTCGAGATCCTTCTAACCGACTTCGACCAAAATGCTACTCTCAAAGCGCTTGAACCCTACCCAAAACTCCAGTACAACTATCTCAGTGCATTGCTCGACAAAGCGCGGTGCTCCAAGAGTGTCTGTTCGCTCGATGCCTGTCACGGCGCAAAGGCGGCAATCAAAGGACGCGTACCTTTCTCAAAATCTTTTGGAAACCGGTTATTCGAGTTGGTGTGTACGTTGGTACCCGGCGAGGCGATCGAATGGCTCGAAGCGAACTCTCTCTACTACGACCCGGACGTCGCTGCTTCGATGTCACGAAGGCACGGTCTGACTTCGGCCTACTGCATGTTGCTAGAAAAGACCGAAAAGTTCGAACAAATTCTGAACTTCTTCTTGTCAGAAATTTGGAAGAGCCTCGAATTTTATGTAGACGCTCTAAAGCAGGCGCAGGCGACGAACGAGATCGATGGCGCGAAGAGGCTAACTGAATCCGTAAATATGCTGATTTCTCTCTATCAGCGAAATCAAAAgaaattcaatccagatgaaactcGAGACGTCTGGTCTCAGACTCTTCATGTCTTATTAGGTCCCTTGATTCAAGTAGAGACCCTCCTAGCCTTCGGACAGTCAAACGGCCGGTCCCCGACCGAGTGCAGGACAATCGACTTAGGCGGACTGGAGAAGGACCAGCTGGAAGCGCTAAGGGACGTTCTAGAAATGCTCCTATTTACCTTCTTGAACCGTGTGGCCGCCTGCATAAAGGCCCAAGACGTCTTGCAAGAAATCATTCGGCAGTACTCGTTTGCCCCATTTTCCTGCCTCAGGAATACCTTGATCTACTTTCTAGACTATTACAAGTACCAGAAGTGTTCCATGGATATCGTAACCCACATTTTGGATCGCGAAGCACACGACATATTCGAGCAATTGGTGCTCAAGaaaaaagaagggtgtatacaaaATTTAGGGCTCGACACAGGTGCGATGGGGGAGGACGCTCCGGAAATCAGCGGCAGCACTCTCAAGAAATTCTCGTCTCTTTGA